One genomic segment of [Pasteurella] aerogenes includes these proteins:
- the artP_2 gene encoding arginine transport ATP-binding protein ArtP has product MTISVKNLNFFYGSSQALFDINLSAEDGDTLVLLGPSGAGKSTLIRTLNLLEVPTSGELVIANNQFDLSVATANPKKMRQLRQDVGMVFQQYHLWPHLTVIENLIEAPIKVLNLDKEQAKAQAMELLSRLRLEQFAERFPLHLSGGQQQRVAIARALMMKPQVLLFDEPTAALDPEITAQIISIIQELQETGITQVIVTHEVAMARKVATKVVYMEQGRIVEMGDASCFEHPQTEQFKQYLSHSY; this is encoded by the coding sequence ATGACAATTAGTGTTAAAAATTTAAACTTTTTTTATGGTTCGTCTCAAGCCTTATTTGATATTAATTTAAGTGCGGAAGATGGCGATACTTTGGTATTACTTGGTCCGAGTGGCGCGGGGAAAAGTACTCTTATTCGTACGTTAAATTTGCTGGAAGTGCCGACATCCGGCGAATTGGTGATTGCTAACAATCAATTTGATTTATCCGTTGCAACAGCTAATCCGAAGAAAATGCGTCAGTTGCGCCAAGATGTGGGTATGGTCTTTCAACAATATCATTTATGGCCGCATTTGACCGTGATTGAGAATTTGATTGAGGCGCCGATTAAAGTATTGAATTTGGATAAAGAGCAAGCCAAAGCGCAAGCAATGGAATTACTTTCTCGTTTGCGTTTGGAGCAGTTTGCCGAGCGTTTTCCGTTGCATTTATCCGGCGGGCAGCAGCAACGTGTGGCGATTGCGCGGGCTTTAATGATGAAACCACAAGTGTTGTTGTTTGATGAACCGACAGCCGCATTGGATCCTGAAATTACCGCGCAAATTATCTCAATTATTCAGGAATTGCAAGAAACCGGAATTACTCAAGTAATTGTAACTCATGAGGTTGCAATGGCGAGAAAAGTTGCTACCAAAGTTGTCTATATGGAGCAAGGGCGTATTGTGGAAATGGGCGATGCAAGTTGTTTTGAACATCCACAAACAGAACAATTTAAACAATATTTATCTCACTCTTATTAA
- the artQ_2 gene encoding arginine ABC transporter permease protein ArtQ: protein MFFDYLPLMYTATLMTLGLAVCSLLLGLLLSVLFVVLETSKWQSVRKPTSVIITLLRGLPEILVVFLIYFGVPEILQLITGKYIELGPFICGVVALSIIFAAYASQSLRGAIQAIPLGQWESGAALGLSRAYTFVNIVMPQVWRHALPGLSNQWLVLLKDTALVSLIGVHDIMRQAQLINTNTQEPFTWYGFSALIYLMITLISQYFIGKLEWRFTRFERGGK from the coding sequence ATGTTTTTTGATTATCTTCCTTTAATGTACACCGCAACCCTAATGACCTTAGGGTTAGCGGTTTGTTCGTTATTACTCGGATTGTTGCTTTCTGTGCTGTTTGTGGTATTGGAAACCAGCAAATGGCAAAGTGTGCGCAAACCAACTTCGGTTATCATCACTTTATTACGCGGTCTTCCAGAAATTTTAGTGGTATTTTTAATTTATTTCGGTGTGCCTGAAATTTTGCAACTGATTACCGGAAAATATATTGAACTAGGACCATTTATTTGCGGTGTAGTGGCATTATCCATTATTTTTGCGGCTTACGCCTCGCAGTCTTTGCGCGGTGCAATTCAAGCGATTCCCTTAGGACAATGGGAATCTGGTGCAGCGTTAGGATTAAGTCGTGCCTATACTTTTGTCAATATTGTGATGCCGCAAGTATGGCGTCATGCCTTGCCGGGGTTAAGCAACCAATGGTTAGTTTTATTAAAAGATACCGCGTTAGTTTCCTTGATCGGTGTACATGATATTATGCGCCAAGCACAGTTAATTAATACCAATACCCAAGAACCGTTCACTTGGTATGGTTTTTCCGCATTGATTTATTTGATGATCACGTTAATCAGCCAATATTTTATTGGTAAATTGGAATGGCGTTTTACCCGCTTTGAAAGAGGGGGAAAATAA
- a CDS encoding TonB-dependent receptor, beta-barrel domain protein, translating into MYKKITMAILLALYGSGVNAEETLELEEIQINAESGAESNLLGESPNVSDQIIQGSTLKQRATTLGDALGSELGIRSNQYGGGASAPIIRGQEGKRLKVLQNSADLLDMSTLSPDHAIMVDTTLAKQIEILRGPTSLLYASGNAAGFVNVVDNKIPSKIPQNGVEGTVGFRFNTNNHEKLTTTELTLGAGSKIALHLEGMDRRSGNYKTPNYTRYEFKNEKALKDHLSAPQKLAGLEQEYQHWLANRHHDNYFPYRPQNEQFYIRKEEDYLRQKAQFQNAIVAPQHLDYLPNSWARSKVGSVGLSWVDDWGYLGFSYTKRKDKYALPAHNAMYENCGAYVISIASELKKPYLMSYPQLMDESDVNYINPRADCLGAEFHSHGVHTHTTATHNHGAPYITLETSRYDLRGELNKPFTGIDKVRANFSYVDYQHQEKEGNITSSQFKNRGFTTRLEFSHQPIGNLSGVWGIQYLYSENSAYSPNTNKGRQILNDNTTKNFSLFGLEQYQWNDVTFEISARVEKQKVRMDYDLSKITSMMQPLPNRYNSPYIERGNKERAKNLADALKATKPYQETAYSYAFGAHWAFTNEHLLSFTASHQERLPNAQELYTHGMHLATNSFEVGNRNLTKEKSNNLELALKYQGNQLDYKISTYYYDFDNYIFLDTLNESLGNSRVIAPYSLRINRYNQAAAKFYGFEGQIGYQFTPVYYVSLFGDYVNGRLKHLPDTVVDYNIYTDEKTYASQGNRYTPRLPPLRLGSKIKADFNAHLSAELEYYHVFKQTHTSKFESETPGHHMLNFGLSYQNTLAQGEYEIFFKANNLLNQQVYAHETYLSYIPQMGRNFSFGVNYRF; encoded by the coding sequence ATGTATAAAAAAATAACAATGGCAATACTCTTGGCATTATATGGTAGTGGGGTAAATGCGGAAGAAACCCTTGAACTAGAAGAAATTCAAATTAACGCAGAAAGTGGCGCTGAAAGTAATTTACTTGGTGAAAGCCCAAATGTGAGCGATCAAATTATCCAAGGCAGCACCCTCAAACAACGCGCAACCACATTAGGTGATGCGCTAGGAAGCGAACTTGGCATTCGTTCCAATCAATATGGCGGCGGTGCATCCGCTCCGATTATTCGTGGTCAAGAAGGAAAACGCCTTAAAGTGCTACAAAACAGCGCCGATCTGCTGGATATGTCCACCTTATCGCCGGATCATGCCATTATGGTTGACACAACACTTGCCAAACAAATTGAAATCCTACGCGGTCCAACAAGTTTACTTTATGCATCTGGCAATGCCGCTGGTTTTGTCAACGTGGTTGATAATAAAATTCCAAGTAAGATTCCGCAAAATGGTGTTGAGGGAACCGTTGGATTTCGTTTTAACACTAATAACCACGAAAAATTAACCACTACAGAATTAACCCTTGGTGCCGGTTCCAAAATTGCATTGCATTTGGAAGGAATGGATCGCCGTTCCGGTAATTATAAAACCCCAAATTATACGCGTTATGAATTTAAAAATGAAAAAGCCCTAAAAGATCATCTCAGCGCGCCACAAAAATTAGCAGGATTAGAGCAAGAGTATCAACATTGGCTCGCCAATCGCCACCACGACAATTATTTTCCTTACCGCCCTCAAAATGAACAATTTTATATTCGCAAAGAAGAGGATTATTTACGCCAAAAAGCACAGTTTCAAAATGCAATCGTCGCACCGCAACATTTAGATTATTTACCTAATAGCTGGGCGCGTTCTAAAGTGGGGAGCGTGGGTTTATCTTGGGTGGATGATTGGGGTTATTTAGGCTTCTCTTACACCAAACGTAAAGATAAATATGCGCTGCCTGCCCATAATGCCATGTATGAAAACTGCGGTGCTTACGTTATTTCCATCGCCAGTGAATTGAAAAAACCTTATTTAATGTCTTATCCTCAATTGATGGATGAGTCTGATGTAAATTATATTAATCCTCGCGCTGATTGTTTAGGAGCTGAATTTCATTCCCATGGCGTACATACACATACCACTGCTACACATAATCATGGCGCTCCCTATATTACCTTGGAAACATCCCGCTACGATCTCCGTGGTGAATTAAATAAACCTTTTACTGGTATTGATAAAGTTCGCGCTAATTTTAGCTACGTCGATTATCAACACCAAGAAAAAGAAGGCAATATCACCAGTAGCCAATTCAAAAATCGTGGATTTACTACCCGCCTTGAATTCAGCCATCAACCTATCGGTAATTTAAGTGGCGTTTGGGGAATACAATATTTGTATTCGGAGAATAGCGCTTACTCGCCAAATACTAATAAAGGGCGTCAGATCCTCAATGATAATACCACTAAAAATTTCAGTCTCTTTGGGTTAGAGCAATATCAATGGAATGACGTCACCTTTGAAATTTCTGCGCGCGTGGAAAAACAAAAAGTACGTATGGATTATGACTTATCCAAAATCACATCCATGATGCAACCGCTACCCAACCGCTACAACAGCCCTTATATTGAACGAGGGAATAAAGAACGCGCGAAAAATCTCGCCGATGCCTTAAAAGCAACAAAACCTTATCAAGAAACTGCCTATTCTTATGCATTCGGCGCTCATTGGGCATTCACCAACGAACATCTTCTCTCGTTCACCGCATCTCACCAAGAACGGTTACCCAATGCGCAAGAGCTTTATACCCACGGAATGCATTTGGCAACCAACTCATTTGAAGTCGGTAACCGAAATTTAACCAAAGAAAAATCCAATAATTTAGAACTCGCCCTAAAATATCAAGGCAATCAGCTGGATTATAAAATCAGTACCTATTATTATGATTTTGATAACTATATTTTCCTTGATACCTTAAACGAAAGTTTAGGCAACAGTCGAGTAATCGCGCCTTATTCCTTACGGATTAACCGTTACAACCAAGCAGCAGCAAAATTCTATGGATTTGAAGGACAAATCGGCTATCAATTTACCCCGGTATATTATGTTTCCCTGTTTGGCGATTATGTCAACGGACGCTTAAAACATCTGCCGGATACAGTAGTTGATTACAATATCTACACCGATGAAAAAACCTATGCCTCACAAGGCAATCGCTACACACCGCGTTTACCACCATTGCGCTTGGGATCCAAAATTAAAGCGGATTTTAACGCCCATTTATCCGCAGAATTGGAGTATTATCATGTCTTTAAACAGACCCATACTTCCAAGTTCGAAAGCGAAACACCGGGACACCATATGCTGAATTTCGGTTTGAGTTATCAAAATACCCTTGCTCAAGGCGAATATGAAATTTTCTTCAAGGCGAATAACCTGCTTAATCAACAAGTTTACGCTCACGAAACCTATTTATCTTATATCCCGCAAATGGGACGAAATTTTAGCTTTGGCGTGAATTACCGCTTTTAA
- the artM_1 gene encoding arginine ABC transporter permease protein ArtM has protein sequence MFKDYFMTIAQGIPASLMLTVASLVIAFVLAVGLTFLLSMNNKPISRLINLYLTVFTGTPLLIQFFLIYFGPAQFTWITEGPLWSLLSSAWFCAILALALNSAAYSTQLFYGAVKAISKGQWESCAALGLTRWQTLKILIPFALKRALPSYSNEIILVFKGTSLASTITILDIMGYARRLYGTEYDALTIYGIAGLIYLIITGIATLLLRKLERRVLVFERLEVEKA, from the coding sequence ATGTTTAAAGACTATTTTATGACCATTGCACAAGGCATTCCAGCGAGTTTGATGTTGACGGTTGCATCATTGGTGATTGCCTTTGTCTTAGCGGTTGGATTGACTTTTTTATTGTCCATGAATAATAAACCGATAAGTCGTCTGATTAATCTTTATTTAACTGTCTTTACCGGAACGCCGCTGCTTATTCAGTTTTTCCTTATTTATTTTGGTCCTGCCCAGTTTACTTGGATTACGGAAGGCCCTTTATGGTCATTGTTGTCCAGCGCTTGGTTTTGTGCGATTTTAGCGCTGGCGTTAAATAGTGCGGCGTATTCGACACAGCTTTTTTATGGCGCAGTGAAAGCTATTTCCAAAGGGCAATGGGAAAGTTGTGCAGCTTTAGGGTTAACGCGTTGGCAGACCTTAAAAATTTTGATACCTTTCGCCTTAAAACGCGCGTTACCATCTTACAGTAACGAAATTATTTTAGTGTTTAAAGGTACGTCATTGGCATCAACGATCACCATTTTGGATATTATGGGGTATGCTAGACGTTTATACGGAACGGAATATGATGCGTTGACTATTTATGGGATTGCCGGTCTGATTTATTTGATCATCACCGGAATTGCCACGCTACTTTTACGCAAATTGGAACGCCGCGTGTTGGTATTTGAACGCTTAGAAGTAGAAAAAGCATAA
- the artI_2 gene encoding ABC transporter arginine-binding protein yields MKKLLLATLLASSAMAVNAQDITFAMEPSYPPFEMTNTQGEIIGFDVDIANAICKEIKANCSFKAESFDALIPSLIKGRGFDAAISAIDITEARAKQVAFSDSYYESSASFVGVKDKADLATAKNIGVQIGTTYEQYATKEATQYTSSSYQSLQDAIKDLKGGRIQLIFGDTDVLRDMINKNPELAFVGERVTDKRYFNNGLGIAVNKSNTALLDSLNKGLAAIKANGEYQKIYDKWMTK; encoded by the coding sequence ATGAAAAAACTTCTTTTAGCGACCCTATTAGCTAGTTCTGCCATGGCAGTTAATGCACAAGATATTACTTTTGCGATGGAGCCAAGCTATCCTCCGTTTGAAATGACAAATACACAAGGCGAAATTATTGGCTTTGATGTAGATATTGCCAATGCAATTTGTAAAGAAATTAAAGCGAATTGTTCATTTAAAGCAGAATCTTTTGATGCGTTAATTCCGTCTTTGATTAAAGGGCGTGGTTTTGATGCGGCAATTTCGGCGATTGATATTACCGAAGCGCGTGCTAAACAAGTGGCGTTTAGTGATTCTTACTATGAAAGTTCTGCCAGCTTTGTTGGGGTGAAAGATAAAGCGGATTTAGCGACAGCGAAAAATATCGGTGTGCAAATCGGTACCACTTATGAACAATATGCGACTAAAGAAGCGACCCAATATACTTCCAGCTCTTACCAAAGTTTACAAGATGCGATCAAAGACTTAAAAGGTGGACGTATCCAATTGATCTTTGGTGATACAGATGTGTTAAGAGATATGATTAACAAAAATCCTGAGTTAGCTTTCGTGGGCGAGCGTGTGACTGACAAACGTTATTTTAACAATGGATTGGGTATTGCCGTGAACAAATCAAATACTGCCTTGTTAGACAGTTTAAATAAAGGTTTGGCAGCAATTAAAGCCAATGGTGAATACCAAAAAATTTATGATAAATGGATGACTAAATAA
- the arfA gene encoding Alternative ribosome-rescue factor A: MTKKNRQASPQPLDIQTQTVYQHQRGVIKDNALQALLHDRLFRQRIEKKRKGKGSYQRKAKYVIKYAEKPDYQIFDFRNLIIGFFLINKMQTD, from the coding sequence ATGACTAAGAAAAATCGTCAAGCCTCGCCGCAACCACTTGATATACAAACACAAACAGTATATCAACATCAGCGCGGCGTTATTAAGGATAATGCATTGCAGGCATTATTACATGATCGTTTATTTCGTCAACGCATTGAGAAAAAACGCAAAGGTAAAGGCAGCTACCAAAGAAAAGCCAAATATGTAATAAAATATGCTGAAAAGCCCGATTATCAGATTTTTGATTTCAGAAATTTAATAATCGGGTTTTTCTTAATAAACAAAATGCAAACAGACTAA
- the perM gene encoding permease PerM produces the protein MLEMLKNWYIRRFTDPQAMALFAILLFCFIAIYFFSDILAPLLIAIVLAYLLEWPIRILHEKLKFPRMLATILILGGFIGVALLMALIMIPMLVNQTVNLFSDLPHMFNKLNEWLLSLPESYPELVDYQMVDSVFSTIKEKILGVGESALKLSVSSLLSLVTLGIYAFLVPLMIFFLLKDKKELMSYISGFLPRNRGLASKVWMEMQVQIANYIRGKLLEILIVAGVTYAIFLFFGLNYPLLLAVAVGLSVLVPYIGAVLVTIPVVLVAIFQFGVTPTFWYLFIIYVISQILDGNLLVPFLFSEAVNLHPLTIIIAVLVFGGLWGFWGVFFAIPLATLVKAVVNAWPSNEQSIVVDGK, from the coding sequence ATGCTGGAGATGTTGAAAAATTGGTACATTCGCCGTTTCACGGATCCGCAGGCGATGGCGCTGTTTGCTATTTTACTGTTTTGTTTTATTGCGATCTATTTTTTCAGCGATATTTTAGCTCCATTATTAATCGCCATTGTGTTGGCATATTTATTGGAATGGCCGATCCGTATTTTGCATGAAAAATTAAAGTTTCCGCGTATGCTAGCGACGATTTTAATTTTAGGTGGTTTTATCGGCGTGGCGTTGCTGATGGCATTGATTATGATCCCGATGTTGGTTAATCAAACCGTGAATTTGTTTAGCGATTTGCCACATATGTTTAATAAGTTGAATGAATGGTTATTATCGCTGCCGGAATCTTATCCTGAATTGGTGGATTATCAAATGGTGGATTCGGTATTTAGTACCATCAAGGAAAAAATATTGGGTGTTGGGGAATCCGCACTAAAACTTTCGGTCAGTTCCTTGCTTAGTTTGGTGACCTTGGGGATTTATGCGTTTTTAGTTCCTTTAATGATCTTCTTTTTATTGAAAGATAAGAAGGAGCTGATGAGCTACATCAGCGGTTTCTTGCCGCGTAATCGTGGATTGGCATCTAAAGTTTGGATGGAAATGCAGGTACAAATCGCCAATTATATCCGCGGTAAATTGTTGGAAATTTTGATTGTTGCTGGGGTGACCTATGCCATCTTTTTATTTTTCGGCTTAAATTATCCGCTATTGTTGGCGGTTGCGGTAGGGTTATCCGTGTTGGTGCCTTATATTGGTGCTGTTTTGGTAACAATCCCGGTGGTATTGGTGGCGATATTTCAATTTGGAGTAACACCGACATTTTGGTATTTGTTTATTATTTATGTGATTAGCCAAATTTTGGATGGAAATTTACTGGTTCCATTTTTATTTTCTGAAGCAGTGAATTTACACCCATTAACCATTATCATCGCAGTCTTAGTTTTCGGTGGCTTATGGGGATTTTGGGGGGTATTTTTTGCGATTCCGTTGGCGACTTTGGTGAAGGCGGTGGTAAATGCTTGGCCTTCAAATGAACAATCAATCGTTGTAGATGGAAAATAG
- the ltaS1_1 gene encoding phosphoglycerol transferase: MSSMKAFLGPMYPIIIFFLLNLIILSLSRIGLGLWQSERVNAVDGWGQLLLQGVRIDVSSLCWLFSVPIVVAFFLTGNHAVGNAALVFIRLWLTIASVFIIFMEIATPAFIETYDFRPNILFVEYLVNPKEVFTMLANGHLIALVATPILTVLFATFFWKVSGIVTQDLVYPKWYWRPVFFVIVGLLTFIGGRSTFQHRGINPAMVAFSSDPLVNSLVLNSGYSVIFAVQQMKDEENSSEIYGKMELTEVVDTLKQARGRAETDYISTALPTLTHNQATYQGKPKNLVIILEESLGAQFIGTLGGKPLSPNFDELAKEGWLFENLYATGTRSVRGIEAVTTGFTPTPARAVVKLSGSQHGFFSIAEFLGKQGYHTSFIYGGEKHFDNMASFFYGNGFQQIIDQGDYKNPKFVATWGVSDEDLFDKADETFKQLHQQGKPFFSLVFTSSNHDPFEFPDGKIELYDQPKQTRDNAAKYADYALGHFFKLAKQADYWKDTVFLVIADHDSRVYGSSLVPVKHFHIPALILGDGIDTKRDARLVSQIDMPTTLLSLVGASGNYPMLGYDLTKAKDPNRALIQFDKTFAYMRGDRVAILQQSQDAKGYIYDPQSGELVPTDIPEEMKKQALAYALWGSYAYKQKLHKMDEKESD, encoded by the coding sequence ATGTCTTCCATGAAAGCCTTCCTCGGGCCGATGTATCCGATCATTATTTTTTTTCTACTGAATTTAATTATTCTCTCGCTTAGTCGAATTGGCTTAGGGCTATGGCAAAGTGAGCGGGTTAATGCGGTTGACGGTTGGGGACAGCTGTTGCTACAAGGGGTAAGAATTGACGTATCCAGCTTATGTTGGCTGTTTTCCGTGCCGATTGTGGTGGCATTTTTTCTGACTGGTAATCATGCAGTCGGCAATGCAGCGTTAGTGTTTATTCGCTTGTGGTTAACTATCGCGAGTGTCTTCATTATTTTTATGGAAATTGCTACTCCGGCATTTATTGAAACCTATGATTTCCGCCCGAATATTTTATTTGTGGAATATTTGGTCAATCCGAAAGAAGTCTTTACCATGTTGGCGAACGGGCATTTAATCGCGTTAGTAGCAACACCGATTTTAACCGTCTTATTCGCTACCTTCTTTTGGAAAGTCTCTGGCATCGTGACACAAGATTTGGTGTATCCGAAATGGTATTGGCGTCCGGTTTTTTTTGTTATTGTCGGACTTTTAACCTTTATTGGCGGACGTTCAACCTTCCAACACCGTGGTATTAATCCCGCAATGGTGGCATTTTCTTCCGATCCTTTAGTAAATTCTTTAGTATTAAACTCTGGGTATTCGGTGATTTTTGCAGTGCAACAAATGAAAGATGAAGAAAATTCATCAGAGATTTATGGCAAAATGGAATTAACGGAGGTTGTAGATACCTTAAAACAAGCGCGTGGACGTGCTGAAACAGATTATATTTCGACCGCACTTCCAACCTTGACCCATAACCAAGCTACTTATCAAGGCAAGCCAAAAAATTTAGTCATTATTTTAGAAGAAAGTTTAGGCGCACAATTTATCGGCACATTAGGTGGTAAACCGCTTTCGCCGAATTTTGATGAATTAGCGAAAGAAGGTTGGTTATTTGAAAATCTCTATGCCACCGGTACTCGTTCTGTACGCGGTATTGAAGCTGTAACTACCGGATTTACGCCAACGCCGGCGCGTGCGGTGGTTAAACTTTCCGGCAGCCAGCACGGATTTTTCTCCATTGCTGAATTTTTGGGTAAACAGGGCTACCACACCTCATTTATCTATGGCGGCGAAAAACATTTCGATAATATGGCAAGTTTCTTCTATGGTAACGGATTTCAACAAATTATCGATCAAGGTGATTATAAAAATCCAAAATTTGTGGCAACGTGGGGCGTAAGCGACGAAGATTTATTTGATAAAGCGGATGAAACCTTTAAACAGTTACACCAACAAGGCAAACCGTTTTTCAGCCTCGTGTTTACTTCAAGCAACCATGATCCGTTTGAGTTTCCGGATGGCAAAATTGAGTTATACGATCAACCGAAACAAACGCGTGACAATGCGGCAAAATATGCCGATTATGCCTTGGGACATTTCTTTAAATTAGCAAAACAGGCAGATTATTGGAAAGATACGGTTTTCTTAGTTATCGCCGATCATGATTCCCGCGTGTACGGTAGCAGTTTGGTGCCGGTGAAACATTTCCATATTCCAGCATTAATTTTAGGCGACGGAATCGATACAAAACGTGATGCTCGTTTGGTGAGTCAAATTGATATGCCGACCACTTTGTTATCCTTGGTTGGTGCGAGTGGCAATTATCCGATGTTAGGCTATGATTTAACCAAAGCCAAAGATCCCAATCGTGCGTTAATTCAATTTGATAAAACCTTTGCTTATATGCGTGGTGATCGTGTGGCGATTTTACAACAATCGCAAGATGCCAAAGGCTATATTTATGACCCACAAAGCGGCGAACTTGTTCCGACAGATATTCCGGAAGAAATGAAAAAACAAGCGCTAGCGTATGCCTTATGGGGCAGTTATGCCTATAAACAAAAATTGCATAAAATGGATGAAAAAGAAAGCGATTAG
- the arsC_1 gene encoding arsenate reductase: protein MSITIYHNPRCSKSRETLALLEQQHIQPEIELYLQKQYSVEHLQSLAQKLQIDDIRHMMRTKDELYRSLHLDDPNITQQQLLQAISEHSALLERPIVVNGNKAKIGRPPENVLAIL, encoded by the coding sequence ATGAGCATTACGATCTATCACAATCCACGTTGTTCTAAAAGCCGAGAAACGCTTGCTTTACTGGAACAACAACATATTCAACCCGAAATTGAATTGTATTTGCAAAAACAGTATTCCGTAGAACACTTGCAATCCCTAGCGCAAAAATTACAAATTGACGACATCCGCCACATGATGCGAACCAAAGACGAGCTTTACCGTTCGCTGCACTTAGATGATCCCAATATTACGCAACAACAATTGCTGCAAGCCATTTCCGAGCATTCCGCCTTATTAGAGCGCCCGATTGTAGTTAATGGCAACAAAGCAAAAATTGGGCGTCCGCCGGAAAATGTTTTAGCAATTCTCTAA